From Lepus europaeus isolate LE1 chromosome 3, mLepTim1.pri, whole genome shotgun sequence, a single genomic window includes:
- the LOC133756707 gene encoding putative vomeronasal receptor-like protein 4, with product MSWSDVIQRIIFLSLIGPGIVGNFLVLVRYVCTLVMGSEKKPTDLILIHLAVSNILIICTTGVRDIATILYLSHFLGDFVCKAVVYLNRVARSLSICTTCLLSIVQAVTISPRTTCWRKLKPHSAWQLLSYLLLFWVLSLLISSNLLHYITAVNSVNGSGVRMHFGYCYMLPAGRIVRWLFLSLMALRDLTFQSVMGWSSGHMALRLYKHHKHVLYLQSSRTTKHPSPEVRATQSTLIFMICFLFFYWTDFIFSFCLGSILTDDSTIFNIRIFIELGYACLSPFVLISRDVHKAKCWRAH from the coding sequence ATGAGTTGGAGTGATGTCATCCAGAGAATAATCTTCCTCTCCCTCATTGGACCTGGAATTGTGGGGAACTTCCTTGTACTTGTGAGATATGTATGTACATTAGTCATGGGGTCTGAGAAAAAACCCACAGACCTTATCCTCATCCACTTGGCTGTTTCAAACATCCTCATTATTTGCACCACAGGGGTCAGAGACATAGCCACCATCCTTTATTTAAGTCACTTCCTAGGTGACTTTGTTTGTAAAGCTGTGGTTTACCTGAACAGGGTGGCTCGGAGCCTCTCCATCTGCACCACTTGCCTCCTCAGCATAGTCCAGGCCGTCACCATCAGTCCCAGGACCACCTGCTGGAGAAAGCTCAAACCACACAGTGCCTGGCAGCTTCTTTCCTACCTCCTCCTCTTCTGGGTCCTTAGTCTTCTGATAAGCTCTAACCTgctccactacatcacagcagtcAACAGCGTGAACGGGTCTGGAGTTAGAATGCATTTTGGGTATTGCTACATGCTGCCAGCTGGGCGAATAGTCAGGTGGCTTTTCCTCTCCCTCATGGCCCTTCGGGACCTCACCTTTCAGAGTGTCATGGGCTGGAGCAGTGGGCACATGGCTCTCCGTCTGTACAAACATCACAAGCATGTCCTCTACCTCCAGAGCTCCAGGACTACAAAACATCCCAGCCCTGAGGTCAGAGCTACTCAGAGCACTCTCATTTTCATGATCTGTTTCCTCTTCTTCTATTGGACAGACTTCATTTTCTCCTTCTGCCTGGGTTCCATCTTGACAGATGATTCCACAatattcaatattagaatatttatAGAACTAGGTTATGCCTGTCTCAGCCCGTTTGTTCTGATCAGCAGGGATGTTCACAAAGCTAAATGCTGGCGTGCTCACTGA